From the genome of Oncorhynchus clarkii lewisi isolate Uvic-CL-2024 chromosome 11, UVic_Ocla_1.0, whole genome shotgun sequence, one region includes:
- the LOC139420607 gene encoding chorion-specific transcription factor GCMb-like, with amino-acid sequence MAKSSEQFDDPDCVCSFGMKLSWDINDPKLPQDTKQYDAFQEWTDGYVRYIYNGEDKNAQRHLSGWAMRNTNNHNCQILKKSCLGVVVCGRNCTLADGSKLQLRPAICDKARQKQQKKLCPSCNSALELMPCRGHSGYPVTNFWRIDGKVIFFQAKGVHDHARPESKSETEARRSAVKRKMSSPHFSQKRRLIESDTGRYHDLGAPFPNLHQLSCMEGPDRFSIIAESNFPFQNPEPYKTQHYPPFQNPEPYKFAYDSHATLGEAPSTLQKPANHRLYMPRPPCSYDFAVPGYLGSGSYTALYKDPSSHQAEAPEPSKVSLGLGTSTTTPHTTGTLSGHDRSSYDTPSSKHHGWKQILGKGTYGERGEYGQLPGNANHHYYNSEYPCRTLTGPVPATPASLQTIITTTTKVSYQPCPKPSVVKYGDNMYDVKGLPNCSSLLEDTSPSSYSDLKITEDSGVIKSALSYQPETLPAKIERAENFDTYRYSNYASNSYPDRVSHPLRYDGVGY; translated from the exons ATGGCAAAGTCCTCGGAACAGTTTGATGACCCGGACTGTGTTTGTTCCTTCGGTATGAAGTTATCGTGGGATATCAACGACCCAAAACTGCCTCAG GACACAAAGCAGTATGACGCTTTTCAGGAGTGGACGGATGGTTATGTGCGTTACATCTACAATGGCGAGGACAAGAACGCACAGCGCCACCTGAGCGGATGGGCTATGCGGAACACCAACAACCACAACTGTCAGATTCTCAAGAAGTCCTGCCTGGGTGTCGTAGTATGCGGTCGAAACTGCACGCTGGCTGATGGAAGCAAACTCCAGCTCAGACCGGCGATTTGCGACAAAGcacgacaaaaacaacaaa AGAAGCTGTGCCCCAGCTGTAACTCTGCCCTGGAGCTGATGCCATGTAGAGGACACAGTGGCTACCCCGTCACCAACTTCTGGAGAATAGATGGAAAAGTCATATTCTTCCAG GCCAAAGGAGTCCATGACCATGCCAGACCGGAGAGTAAGTCTGAGACGGAGGCCCGGAGAAGTGCAGTGAAGAGGAAAATGTCCTCTCCACACTTCTCCCAGAAGAGGAGGCTGATAGAGTCAGAT ACTGGGAGATACCATGACCTGGGTGCTCCTTTCCCCAATCTGCACCAGCTGTCCTGCATGGAGGGCCCTGACCGCTTCAGCATCATCGCTGAGTCCAACTTCCCCTTCCAGAACCCTGAGCCCTACAAGACCCAGCACTACCCACCCTTCCAGAATCCTGAGCCCTACAAGTTTGCCTACGACTCCCATGCCACCCTGGGTGAGGCCCCCTCCACACTCCAGAAGCCGGCAAACCACCGTCTGTACATGCCCAGGCCTCCATGTAGCTACGACTTTGCTGTGCCTGGCTATTTAGGCTCTGGCTCCTACACAGCCCTCTACAAGGACCCCAGTAGCCACCAGGCAGAGGCCCCTGAGCCCAGCAAGGTGAGCTTAGGCCTGGGTACCAGCACCACCACACCCCACACTACCGGCACCCTCTCGGGCCATGACCGCAGCAGCTACGACACTCCCAGCAGCAAGCATCACGGCTGGAAGCAGATCCTGGGCAAGGGGACATACGGGGAGCGGGGTGAATATGGGCAGCTCCCTGGCAACgccaaccaccactactacaacagTGAGTATCCATGCAGGACCCTGACGGGCCCAGTGCCAGCCACGCCCGCCTCCCTGCagaccatcatcaccaccaccaccaaggtGTCCTACCAGCCCTGCCCCAAGCCATCCGTGGTCAAATACGGCGATAACATGTACGACGTTAAGGGCCTGCCCAACTGCAGCTCCTTGCTCGAGGACACCTCGCCCTCCTCCTACTCTGATCTAAAGATTACAGAAGATTCCGGGGTCATCAAGTCGGCGCTGTCGTACCAACCGGAAACCCTGCCAGCCAAAATCGAGAGGGCAGAGAACTTTGACACTTACCGATACAGCAACTACGCGTCCAACAGCTATCCCGACAGGGTTTCTCATCCGCTTAGGTATGACGGAGTAGGGTACTAA